In Treponema denticola, one genomic interval encodes:
- a CDS encoding ABC transporter ATP-binding protein, with amino-acid sequence MLKVEHISYCYNKNAKPIIEDMSFELHENEIIGITGGSGSGKSTAVHCILGLLKPEKGRILFNDVPVHLLKRDKKLHTCIQLVMQNPENSFNPHKTLSYSLNEIRHFIPAKPERTVFEKKIVDKMHELQLNASLLNRYPEEVSGGQLQRFSILRALLLEPKIIIFDESTSMLDTSVQAKIVRLLLQIKEKNKLAYIFISHDLEMLSLIADKFVYL; translated from the coding sequence ATGTTAAAGGTTGAACATATATCGTACTGTTATAATAAAAACGCAAAACCTATCATTGAAGATATGAGTTTTGAGCTGCACGAAAATGAAATTATCGGTATTACGGGCGGAAGCGGTTCGGGTAAGAGCACTGCAGTGCACTGTATCTTGGGCTTATTAAAACCGGAAAAGGGACGCATTTTGTTTAACGATGTTCCGGTTCACCTGTTAAAACGGGATAAGAAGCTGCATACCTGTATTCAGTTGGTTATGCAAAATCCTGAAAATTCTTTTAATCCTCATAAAACGCTCTCATACAGTTTAAACGAGATACGGCATTTTATACCGGCAAAACCTGAAAGAACCGTATTTGAAAAAAAGATTGTAGATAAGATGCATGAGCTTCAACTGAATGCAAGCCTCCTGAATCGGTATCCTGAGGAAGTTTCAGGCGGCCAGCTCCAGCGATTTTCAATATTGCGCGCCTTACTTTTGGAGCCTAAAATTATTATTTTTGACGAATCGACTTCTATGCTTGACACAAGCGTGCAGGCAAAAATTGTTCGTCTGTTATTGCAAATAAAAGAAAAAAATAAGCTGGCCTATATTTTTATCAGCCACGACTTGGAAATGCTTTCGTTAATTGCCGATAAGTTTGTTTATTTATGA
- a CDS encoding methyl-accepting chemotaxis protein: MKNKTVSTDKKLKLFSIKNKMIVAFALFSVSILTVLCIVSINLASYFLMRNTEYFLEELVSSSSKILNERASSIFGKLEAFSNTPIMQEDDVSYKEKIKLFKNEIQMQKLYGWIHFGISGADGLLYRTDNKVEDVSGTEWFKKALKGKYVITEPKMSAEENKYISIAAIPMRDLQGKIVGVISSYILSDSLSNLICDIIVGETGSAYLISPDGIIIGNRRPEILYKSIFTEIAGDEKSGFSVFFKKALASESTSVNVSNIGGVQYISAAAPMRYSGWTLLLTAPSSEFISENVLNLIRIFIIIALAGLITAVAVGFFVAYRIVKPINRITLALKNISQGEGDLTIKLPTDGGDETSVLSSYFNETILKLKNSIQKVGSDSKEMKEVGSDLESNMLSVSEFVGEITGGIDGLQTSFTEQEKSIAETDSSINRIIMTLKELNESIVRQASIVEQSFESFDKMTLSIGTVGGSVKETREAIMNLSSATDNGRATLIKANEISQRIAEASGGLIETGSVIQNIASQTNLLAMNAAIEAAHAGETGKGFAVVASEIRKLAEESSVQGKKISVTLKNLIGEIEMLANSASSAVEKFNFISEYSTDVTDSIESVVHAMEEQEQNGKAIWEMIKDISGMTSGVKQSSGEMLLGSEKIIAETDRLGNLTEALRENMNKISSQVDLINEATKESLDIAVKNKQSIDGLVVEVGKFKTE, encoded by the coding sequence ATGAAAAATAAAACCGTATCTACAGACAAGAAACTAAAATTGTTTTCTATAAAAAATAAAATGATAGTGGCCTTTGCTCTTTTTTCCGTTTCGATTTTAACCGTCTTATGTATCGTTTCGATAAACCTTGCTTCATATTTTTTGATGCGTAACACCGAATATTTTTTAGAGGAATTGGTTTCAAGTTCTTCAAAAATTTTAAATGAGCGGGCATCTTCTATTTTCGGAAAACTTGAAGCTTTTTCAAATACACCCATAATGCAGGAAGATGATGTTTCCTATAAAGAAAAAATCAAACTTTTTAAAAATGAAATACAAATGCAAAAATTATACGGATGGATTCATTTCGGCATCAGCGGAGCCGACGGTCTTTTATACCGCACCGATAACAAGGTTGAAGATGTTTCCGGCACTGAATGGTTTAAAAAAGCACTAAAAGGCAAATATGTAATTACCGAACCTAAGATGTCCGCTGAAGAAAATAAATATATTTCCATAGCAGCAATTCCGATGCGTGACTTGCAGGGAAAAATAGTGGGTGTTATAAGTTCTTATATTTTAAGCGATTCACTTTCCAATTTAATATGCGATATTATTGTCGGTGAAACGGGAAGTGCTTACCTTATAAGCCCGGATGGTATCATAATCGGAAACCGCCGGCCGGAAATTTTATACAAAAGTATTTTTACCGAAATTGCAGGAGACGAAAAAAGCGGTTTTAGCGTTTTTTTTAAAAAAGCTCTTGCTTCCGAAAGCACATCGGTTAATGTTTCAAATATAGGCGGAGTGCAGTATATTTCTGCAGCGGCTCCTATGAGGTATTCCGGATGGACACTGCTGCTTACCGCACCTTCATCGGAATTTATTTCGGAAAACGTTTTAAATTTAATACGCATTTTTATTATAATTGCATTAGCCGGTTTAATAACGGCAGTTGCCGTAGGTTTTTTTGTTGCATATAGAATTGTAAAACCGATTAACAGAATAACTCTCGCTCTTAAAAACATTTCGCAGGGAGAAGGCGATTTGACAATTAAACTGCCTACGGACGGCGGCGATGAGACAAGCGTTTTGTCTTCGTATTTTAATGAAACTATTTTAAAATTAAAAAACTCAATTCAAAAAGTCGGCTCCGATTCTAAAGAAATGAAAGAGGTCGGTTCGGATCTTGAAAGTAATATGCTTTCGGTAAGCGAATTTGTCGGCGAAATTACCGGAGGCATTGACGGTTTGCAAACAAGTTTTACCGAACAGGAAAAAAGTATTGCCGAAACCGACTCTTCAATAAATAGGATAATTATGACTTTAAAAGAGCTGAACGAAAGTATTGTACGGCAGGCATCAATCGTTGAACAATCTTTTGAATCATTTGACAAGATGACGCTCAGTATCGGCACTGTTGGAGGAAGCGTAAAAGAAACTCGCGAAGCGATTATGAATCTTTCTTCGGCCACCGACAACGGGCGTGCAACGCTGATAAAAGCAAATGAAATCTCTCAACGAATTGCAGAAGCTTCAGGCGGCTTGATTGAAACAGGATCGGTTATACAAAATATTGCCAGTCAAACAAACCTGCTTGCGATGAATGCGGCAATCGAGGCCGCTCATGCCGGTGAAACGGGAAAAGGCTTTGCGGTAGTTGCTTCCGAAATCAGAAAACTCGCTGAAGAGTCAAGCGTTCAAGGAAAGAAAATTTCCGTAACACTTAAAAATTTAATCGGTGAAATTGAAATGCTTGCAAATTCCGCATCAAGTGCAGTTGAAAAATTCAATTTTATTTCCGAGTATTCAACTGATGTAACCGATTCGATTGAAAGCGTCGTTCACGCTATGGAAGAGCAAGAACAAAACGGAAAAGCGATTTGGGAAATGATTAAGGATATCAGCGGTATGACAAGCGGTGTAAAACAAAGCTCAGGCGAAATGCTCTTAGGCAGCGAAAAAATTATTGCCGAAACGGACAGGCTCGGCAATCTAACCGAAGCTCTGCGGGAAAATATGAATAAGATTTCATCACAAGTCGATTTAATAAATGAAGCTACAAAGGAATCCCTTGATATTGCCGTAAAAAATAAACAAAGTATTGACGGACTTGTCGTAGAAGTAGGCAAATTCAAAACCGAATAA
- a CDS encoding formylglycine-generating enzyme family protein, which produces MKKILLITTAVIMFTAFFAGCKNPAEHAAPAKITITVAGDIHVSLKPEYSFEVEKGKTWRQLKAQAEGKIGKCEENYEPDKWTLTNASGQNLTDDYIFNKNVTVFLVTKQTITPPKPKIVITVAGDEHVTLKAEHTFEVVPGTKWDEIKLLANGKINYTGGYKNKTWKLNNASGTVILDGHQFNENTTVYAESQLITAPHPAQVTITVAGDSHIIHKETNHTFNVNKDETWAHAKALAANKIKYADGYENDTWKLTDELGQDIPDNHQFNADTTVYAVSKKKTITITIAGDSHTYIATADDRNKLKRDYGVTWSEIRGTADNLITGSDANYTFSAWKLNSGGTGAEIEPTHAFTADTTVYAISKRTHVILTIKGDTNIIVPNPNTHRVLYDSKWEDNKAAVVALLGYKPGYKLKGWKLNNAGGHNLRDSQKFREDTVIYAVSKPDKVKITVKGDEHIQVKPAPANEFLADDGVKWETIEAEAISKITGYDPRYRLSRWAIDNADGSGIYDDTIFEKDTIVYAVSEELPPAPASEGVKVDRATITGKNPSCPLPAGADASWNGVFPAGRDVILSSYFIGKNEVTVETWNAVYEWAKDNWYKFEFDEDWYEENPPASVQHPITKVSWRDCIVWCNAYTELTYGTTEHCVYRESSASGAKALKDAYDADNVHFDQSKKGFRLPTEAEWEYAARYQGTDSTNAESYSGVYLTKVNSASGATKSIGFEGMAGSPNFTGLCTETARVAVFNKYYDGSAFVAQSPAVTGLAAVKSRAANKLGLFDMSGNASEWCWDRYSTTLSSGSVTDPIGSLSSADTERVLRGGNWSENTNDAVYGCMTGKRDSDSSHNSYDVVGFRLVWKE; this is translated from the coding sequence ATGAAAAAAATATTATTGATTACAACAGCTGTTATAATGTTTACGGCATTTTTTGCAGGCTGCAAAAATCCTGCAGAGCATGCTGCTCCTGCGAAAATAACTATAACCGTTGCGGGAGATATTCATGTTAGCCTCAAACCAGAGTACTCGTTTGAAGTTGAAAAGGGCAAGACCTGGCGCCAGCTGAAAGCTCAGGCTGAAGGCAAAATTGGTAAATGTGAAGAAAATTACGAACCCGATAAATGGACTCTTACCAATGCCTCCGGTCAGAATTTAACCGATGATTATATTTTTAATAAAAATGTAACGGTTTTTCTTGTAACAAAACAGACCATAACGCCTCCAAAACCGAAAATTGTGATAACCGTTGCAGGAGATGAACACGTTACGCTTAAAGCCGAGCATACTTTTGAAGTAGTTCCCGGTACAAAATGGGATGAGATTAAACTGTTAGCAAACGGCAAGATAAATTATACCGGCGGCTATAAAAATAAAACATGGAAATTGAACAATGCTTCCGGTACGGTTATTCTTGACGGTCATCAATTCAATGAAAACACAACTGTTTATGCCGAATCACAGCTGATTACGGCTCCGCATCCCGCACAAGTAACGATAACCGTTGCGGGGGATTCACATATTATTCATAAAGAAACAAATCATACATTCAACGTAAACAAAGATGAAACATGGGCTCATGCAAAAGCGCTTGCCGCCAATAAAATAAAATACGCTGACGGTTATGAAAACGATACATGGAAATTGACCGATGAATTGGGACAGGATATACCTGATAATCATCAGTTTAATGCGGACACAACCGTTTATGCCGTGTCGAAAAAGAAAACAATAACCATCACCATTGCGGGGGACAGTCACACCTACATAGCAACAGCAGACGATCGGAATAAATTAAAAAGAGATTACGGTGTCACATGGTCGGAAATAAGGGGCACCGCCGATAATCTGATAACAGGTTCCGATGCAAATTATACCTTTTCCGCATGGAAACTTAACAGCGGCGGAACCGGTGCGGAAATAGAGCCTACGCATGCATTTACCGCCGACACTACCGTGTATGCCATCTCAAAACGGACACATGTTATACTGACTATTAAAGGCGATACCAATATTATTGTGCCGAATCCGAATACACATAGAGTTCTCTACGATTCAAAATGGGAAGATAACAAAGCCGCCGTTGTAGCTTTGCTCGGTTATAAACCAGGTTATAAACTGAAAGGCTGGAAGCTGAATAATGCAGGCGGGCACAATCTTAGAGATTCACAAAAATTCAGAGAAGATACGGTGATATATGCCGTTTCCAAGCCCGATAAGGTAAAAATAACCGTAAAAGGCGATGAACATATTCAGGTTAAACCTGCTCCAGCCAATGAATTCCTTGCCGATGACGGTGTAAAATGGGAAACGATAGAGGCTGAGGCGATAAGTAAAATAACCGGTTATGATCCGCGCTATAGGCTTTCACGCTGGGCAATAGACAACGCTGATGGGAGCGGTATATACGATGATACGATCTTTGAGAAAGATACAATTGTATATGCGGTTAGCGAAGAATTGCCGCCCGCTCCCGCTTCCGAAGGGGTAAAGGTGGACAGGGCAACTATCACGGGCAAAAATCCGTCCTGTCCGTTGCCTGCAGGTGCCGATGCTTCATGGAATGGTGTTTTCCCTGCAGGCCGCGATGTTATCCTAAGCAGCTATTTCATAGGTAAAAACGAAGTTACCGTAGAAACATGGAATGCCGTATATGAATGGGCAAAAGACAACTGGTATAAATTTGAATTTGACGAAGACTGGTATGAAGAAAATCCTCCTGCCTCTGTACAACATCCTATAACAAAGGTGAGCTGGCGCGACTGCATCGTGTGGTGCAATGCCTATACCGAACTGACATACGGGACTACCGAACACTGTGTATACCGAGAAAGTTCGGCTTCAGGTGCGAAAGCTCTGAAAGATGCATATGACGCGGATAATGTCCATTTTGACCAATCTAAAAAAGGCTTCCGTTTACCGACCGAAGCCGAATGGGAATACGCCGCCCGTTATCAGGGTACCGATAGTACAAATGCCGAATCCTACAGTGGTGTTTATCTGACCAAAGTGAATTCTGCAAGCGGAGCGACAAAGTCTATCGGTTTTGAAGGTATGGCTGGGTCTCCAAACTTTACTGGCTTATGTACTGAAACGGCACGGGTTGCGGTTTTTAACAAGTATTACGACGGTTCGGCTTTTGTAGCACAGTCCCCGGCCGTAACCGGTTTAGCTGCTGTCAAAAGCAGGGCAGCGAACAAACTTGGGCTTTTCGATATGAGCGGTAATGCTTCCGAATGGTGCTGGGATAGGTATTCTACAACACTATCTTCCGGTTCGGTAACAGATCCGATCGGCTCCTTATCATCCGCCGATACTGAACGCGTTTTGCGCGGCGGCAACTGGTCTGAAAATACGAATGATGCCGTCTACGGCTGCATGACCGGTAAACGGGATAGCGATAGTTCTCATAATAGTTACGATGTCGTAGGCTTCCGCTTAGTGTGGAAAGAATAG
- a CDS encoding ABC transporter ATP-binding protein yields MNKKKNRAYYLFVLSRYIQNYRIKFFFGAIINIVYKIVPVAIAFLVSYMVGAGITGRVYEVKTLFIITVVIIVLGGIFHFLDIYVFHDIAYQVLADLRNEAYKVIDKIAPGGMEGKQSGDIVNIVMRDINMLEMFYAHTLGQMITALVVPLSALIIMGYFSLYLSAAMVPFIIALICIPVVNSKKSNMQGQALAQEMGKLNASIVDGVQGLQDIISFRRQKEYLKTIFGINDSYNKFSLDYAIRAGKEVRLVDLIIGLANLTSKIIIISLVIASKIEAVWLLPLFIITGLIYGPLLEVMAVSNKFGIIFSSAERIFNLLQMKASVEDSGKIRYEEVNTKNLEIRFDNVHFKYPHTFEEENKSVLRGLSFELKSGESLALVGASGEGKSTAAKLLQRFWDIDEGNITINGIDIKSFSLETLRNLITVVPQDIYLFNRSIKENIRLAKQTASDAELEEALRKARLEDIRQRFENGWDTIVGERAVRLSGGEKSRIALAQAFLKDSPILVLDEASANLDSENESKINEAVNSLKEGRAVLIIAHRLSTIKSAGRILLLHAGRIEAQGTFEELMSGSQYFRELIGKEYE; encoded by the coding sequence ATGAATAAGAAAAAAAACAGAGCATATTATCTTTTTGTTTTAAGCCGGTATATACAAAATTACCGCATAAAATTTTTCTTCGGCGCTATCATAAATATCGTATACAAGATAGTACCCGTTGCAATTGCCTTTTTGGTTTCGTACATGGTAGGCGCAGGAATTACCGGCAGGGTATATGAGGTAAAAACTCTTTTTATTATTACAGTGGTAATAATTGTATTGGGAGGCATATTTCATTTTTTGGATATCTATGTTTTCCACGATATAGCATATCAGGTGCTTGCGGATCTGCGGAATGAGGCATATAAGGTTATCGACAAAATTGCCCCCGGCGGTATGGAAGGAAAACAAAGCGGCGATATTGTAAATATTGTTATGCGGGATATAAATATGCTTGAAATGTTTTATGCGCATACCTTGGGACAAATGATAACCGCCCTTGTGGTTCCCCTGTCCGCCCTTATTATTATGGGATATTTTTCCTTATATCTTTCCGCTGCAATGGTTCCGTTTATAATTGCCCTAATATGTATCCCTGTTGTCAACTCAAAAAAATCGAATATGCAAGGTCAAGCCTTGGCTCAAGAAATGGGAAAGCTCAATGCTTCAATCGTAGACGGTGTGCAGGGCTTGCAGGATATTATTTCTTTCCGCAGGCAAAAAGAATATTTAAAAACAATATTCGGCATTAATGACTCTTATAATAAATTTTCTTTGGACTATGCAATACGGGCAGGCAAAGAAGTTCGGCTTGTAGACTTAATTATAGGTCTTGCAAATCTGACTTCAAAAATAATTATTATATCTTTGGTCATTGCATCAAAAATAGAGGCTGTTTGGCTCTTGCCGCTTTTTATTATAACGGGGCTTATATATGGACCCCTTTTGGAAGTAATGGCGGTTAGCAATAAATTCGGTATTATTTTTTCGTCGGCTGAAAGGATTTTTAATTTATTGCAAATGAAGGCTTCCGTAGAAGATTCGGGAAAGATACGGTATGAAGAAGTTAATACGAAAAATCTTGAAATACGGTTTGATAATGTTCATTTTAAATATCCGCACACTTTTGAAGAAGAAAATAAGAGCGTATTAAGGGGTTTAAGTTTTGAATTGAAAAGCGGGGAAAGCCTCGCGTTGGTGGGCGCTTCGGGAGAAGGAAAATCTACGGCTGCAAAACTCTTACAGCGTTTTTGGGATATTGATGAGGGTAACATAACCATTAACGGAATTGATATTAAATCTTTTTCGTTGGAAACGCTGCGTAATTTAATTACGGTAGTTCCTCAGGATATTTATTTATTCAATAGAAGCATAAAAGAAAATATACGGCTTGCAAAACAAACCGCCTCCGATGCGGAATTGGAAGAAGCCCTTAGAAAGGCCCGGCTTGAGGATATCCGGCAGCGTTTTGAAAACGGATGGGACACAATCGTAGGAGAAAGGGCTGTGCGTCTTTCAGGCGGCGAGAAAAGCCGTATCGCCCTTGCCCAAGCCTTTTTAAAAGATTCCCCCATCCTCGTTTTAGATGAGGCTTCCGCCAACCTCGATTCCGAAAACGAAAGCAAAATAAATGAGGCTGTCAATAGTTTAAAAGAAGGCCGTGCAGTGTTAATAATTGCACACCGTCTTTCTACGATAAAATCCGCAGGCCGCATTCTGCTTTTACATGCGGGCCGCATCGAAGCGCAAGGCACCTTTGAAGAGCTTATGAGCGGTTCTCAGTATTTTCGGGAGCTGATAGGAAAAGAGTACGAGTAG
- a CDS encoding ABC transporter ATP-binding protein — protein sequence MFFNRYLLKFIRGFYGKAGLISLIHLIDTLLESVIMMCSAVFTHMLLYKKSVLIFSHINQVFILIGVCLVLKFILASPKTKISEKLGAGIKDNIRSSVMQKLFAAGPAYMNKKRTGDMTSMVTFRVDAVKNYYTAYFPIAVSTLINIILLLCFMFRLDWASGLTALVAAVGMIFCPVLFAPVMKKHGLEEWKLHDRYLSECIDSLQGVTALKAFNANALQVKKIAKEGEHFRKATMVHLRTTVWQGAFMQMFVLLGEALSVAVAALRFSQGKTGALTILYILYLSMACFFPMFKLIIAWHFGFDGFASSETIGQFLEDPLDFSLYKAPRLDKADFYSYKELKEKIENEALPFWDDTVDSKFSKDIRFENVDFAYDKKEILHDISFTVKHGTTTALVGSSGSGKSTIAKLLAGFYLPARGSIFIGDEKLNKENVEIIQNRISAVWQNPHIFFGSIEDNIRTGKKDASIAEIEKAAEEVNLHSLILSLPKGYKTSVGELGTRLSGGERQRLTIARARLRDAPILIFDEATSSLDSKNEKIILNNFEQLRKGRTSLVIAHRLSTARSADQIILIDNGRIKAKGTHEELVRDSELYRTIMGSQLKD from the coding sequence ATGTTTTTTAATCGTTATCTTTTAAAATTTATAAGAGGGTTTTACGGAAAAGCGGGGCTCATAAGCCTTATCCATCTTATCGATACGCTTTTGGAGTCCGTTATTATGATGTGCAGTGCGGTTTTTACCCACATGCTGCTTTATAAAAAAAGCGTTTTAATTTTTTCGCACATCAATCAAGTTTTTATATTGATAGGTGTTTGCCTTGTTCTTAAATTTATTTTGGCATCCCCCAAAACAAAAATATCCGAAAAACTTGGAGCCGGTATAAAGGATAATATACGCTCATCCGTCATGCAAAAATTATTTGCTGCGGGGCCTGCCTATATGAACAAAAAAAGAACGGGTGATATGACTTCGATGGTAACCTTCCGTGTGGATGCGGTAAAAAACTATTACACGGCATACTTTCCCATTGCCGTTTCAACCTTGATAAATATTATATTGCTTTTATGCTTTATGTTCCGGCTGGATTGGGCAAGCGGATTAACGGCCTTGGTTGCTGCAGTGGGAATGATTTTTTGCCCCGTGCTGTTTGCACCGGTTATGAAAAAACACGGCCTCGAAGAATGGAAGCTGCATGACCGCTACTTATCGGAATGTATCGACAGCCTGCAAGGTGTTACGGCACTCAAGGCCTTTAATGCCAATGCCTTGCAGGTAAAAAAAATTGCAAAAGAAGGAGAACATTTCCGCAAGGCTACAATGGTTCACCTGCGCACCACCGTATGGCAAGGCGCCTTTATGCAAATGTTCGTTCTTTTAGGCGAAGCGCTTTCCGTTGCCGTTGCAGCCCTCCGTTTTTCTCAAGGAAAAACCGGAGCCCTTACCATTCTCTACATCCTCTATCTTTCGATGGCTTGTTTTTTCCCTATGTTTAAACTCATTATAGCGTGGCATTTCGGTTTTGACGGCTTTGCAAGTTCTGAAACCATAGGGCAATTCCTCGAAGACCCGCTCGATTTTTCCCTGTATAAAGCCCCTCGTTTGGATAAAGCGGACTTTTACTCTTATAAAGAATTAAAAGAAAAAATAGAAAACGAAGCGCTTCCTTTTTGGGATGACACCGTGGATTCAAAATTTTCTAAAGATATCCGTTTTGAAAATGTTGATTTTGCTTATGATAAAAAAGAAATCTTACATGATATTTCTTTTACCGTTAAGCACGGCACAACGACCGCCCTCGTCGGCTCCTCAGGCAGCGGTAAGTCAACCATTGCAAAGCTTTTGGCAGGCTTTTATCTTCCTGCAAGGGGGAGTATTTTTATAGGGGATGAAAAATTAAACAAAGAAAATGTAGAGATTATTCAAAACCGAATTTCTGCCGTTTGGCAAAATCCTCATATATTTTTCGGTTCTATCGAAGACAATATAAGAACAGGCAAAAAAGATGCGTCAATCGCCGAAATTGAAAAGGCTGCGGAAGAGGTAAACCTTCATTCCCTTATTCTTTCATTGCCTAAGGGATATAAAACCTCCGTGGGGGAACTTGGCACCCGTCTTTCGGGAGGAGAGCGGCAGCGTTTAACCATAGCCCGTGCAAGGTTAAGAGATGCTCCTATTTTAATATTTGATGAGGCGACTTCTTCATTAGATAGCAAAAATGAAAAAATCATATTGAATAATTTTGAGCAATTACGGAAAGGTAGAACTTCCCTCGTTATTGCGCACCGTTTATCGACAGCCCGTTCTGCCGATCAAATCATTTTAATAGATAATGGACGGATAAAAGCAAAGGGAACTCATGAAGAATTGGTACGGGATTCCGAATTGTACCGTACCATTATGGGTAGTCAATTAAAGGATTAA
- a CDS encoding ATP-binding cassette domain-containing protein, which translates to MELIHVENLSVRFPEQTEPVLKDLNFTVQKGAIFCITGETGSGKSLTERTIGGLLPAHACLSGTVMWKGRDFYTLKEAEKQSIRKNEMGFVLQNSASALNPLLTCKQQLRLAWKTKSVSDETLCALLQEVKLNPPEKILKLYPFQLSGGMKQRFLIALGMIGSPEILFLDEPTKGLDNALRKDTIALIQNIHKTKKLTIVLVTHDLEMAEEISDSLMVMHGGLIYETGNTKELFKNPIHPYFKRLLDSLPSRGMKTFDGFPLLDRDLNEISNSGDIQSRMMKIDDEHFVRVCEC; encoded by the coding sequence ATGGAACTTATACATGTTGAAAACCTATCCGTACGCTTCCCCGAACAAACCGAACCCGTGTTAAAGGATTTAAACTTTACGGTACAAAAGGGAGCAATCTTTTGTATTACCGGTGAAACCGGTTCGGGAAAATCGCTTACGGAACGTACTATCGGAGGTCTATTACCGGCTCACGCCTGTTTATCGGGAACGGTTATGTGGAAGGGTAGGGATTTTTATACGCTTAAAGAAGCTGAAAAGCAGTCTATCCGTAAAAATGAAATGGGCTTTGTGCTGCAAAATTCGGCCTCCGCCCTTAATCCTCTACTTACCTGCAAGCAGCAGCTCCGCCTTGCATGGAAAACGAAATCGGTCAGCGATGAAACATTATGCGCTCTTTTACAAGAAGTAAAACTTAATCCCCCTGAAAAAATCCTCAAGCTCTATCCTTTTCAATTATCGGGCGGAATGAAACAACGATTTTTAATTGCGCTGGGAATGATAGGGTCTCCTGAAATACTTTTTCTTGACGAGCCGACTAAGGGGCTGGACAACGCATTACGCAAGGATACAATAGCGCTGATACAAAATATCCATAAGACAAAAAAGCTTACGATAGTTTTGGTAACCCATGATTTGGAAATGGCGGAAGAGATTTCCGATTCTCTTATGGTTATGCATGGCGGCTTGATATATGAAACGGGAAATACAAAAGAGCTTTTTAAAAATCCCATCCATCCCTATTTTAAACGTTTATTGGATTCTCTTCCTTCACGCGGAATGAAAACCTTTGACGGTTTTCCTCTGCTGGATCGGGATTTAAACGAAATCAGCAACAGCGGGGATATTCAGTCAAGGATGATGAAAATAGACGATGAACATTTTGTGAGGGTGTGTGAATGTTAA